A single region of the Dissulfuribacter thermophilus genome encodes:
- a CDS encoding TIGR00725 family protein: MRRIGVIGAGLCDDRIYELAYTVGQMVAERGAILYCGGLGGVMEASAKGACSKGGLTVGIIPGVKASEANDYIKIPIVTGMGHARNVILVRSCEALIAISGSHGTLSEIALALKMWKPVIGLHTWKDIPEVHYVETAKDAVEKAFSLLP, translated from the coding sequence ATGAGGCGAATAGGCGTAATCGGTGCAGGACTCTGCGATGATAGAATATACGAACTCGCCTATACAGTGGGCCAGATGGTTGCAGAGCGTGGGGCCATTCTCTACTGTGGTGGTCTGGGAGGCGTCATGGAGGCCAGTGCAAAGGGCGCCTGCTCAAAAGGTGGGCTCACAGTGGGCATCATTCCAGGGGTGAAGGCGAGTGAGGCAAACGACTACATAAAAATTCCCATTGTGACGGGTATGGGACACGCAAGAAACGTAATACTGGTTCGCTCCTGCGAGGCATTAATTGCCATATCAGGTTCCCACGGTACGCTTTCTGAAATCGCCCTAGCCCTAAAGATGTGGAAGCCTGTTATAGGCCTTCATACATGGAAGGACATCCCTGAAGTCCACTATGTAGAGACAGCAAAGGACGCGGTAGAAAAGGCATTTAGCCTACTTCCCTGA
- a CDS encoding YqaA family protein, giving the protein MEAVIVRRLYDRILSLADHPRAGLWLFVLAFAESSFFPIPPDVLLITLSISKPQKSFYWALICLVGSVMGGVFGYFIGVQFMEIIGDKILSLYHLQEKYLVVQDLYRRYDAWAVAAGGFTPLPYKLFTITAGAFHINFFTFIIASILSRGGRFFLVSGLIYLVGPRVRYFIEKYFNLFTLIFALLLVAGYIVIKWVIK; this is encoded by the coding sequence ATGGAAGCAGTAATTGTGAGGAGGCTCTATGACCGGATATTGTCCCTCGCAGACCATCCCAGGGCAGGACTTTGGCTATTTGTGCTCGCCTTTGCCGAATCTTCTTTTTTCCCCATACCGCCAGATGTCCTCTTAATAACACTGAGTATTTCAAAACCCCAAAAGTCCTTTTACTGGGCACTAATATGCCTTGTGGGCTCTGTCATGGGAGGTGTATTTGGTTACTTTATCGGGGTCCAGTTCATGGAAATTATTGGAGATAAAATACTTTCCTTGTACCACCTCCAGGAAAAATACCTCGTGGTCCAAGACCTTTACAGGCGTTATGATGCCTGGGCAGTCGCCGCTGGTGGATTCACTCCCCTACCCTATAAGCTATTCACCATCACTGCCGGGGCCTTTCACATCAATTTTTTCACATTTATTATTGCATCGATCCTGTCGCGGGGGGGTAGATTTTTTCTTGTGAGCGGACTCATTTATCTCGTCGGCCCACGGGTAAGGTATTTTATTGAAAAATATTTCAATCTTTTTACCTTAATTTTTGCTCTACTCCTTGTGGCAGGCTATATTGTAATAAAATGGGTGATAAAATGA
- a CDS encoding protein-L-isoaspartate(D-aspartate) O-methyltransferase, which produces MCPISRNNSSDQYKIARERMVKNQLMARGITDNLVLDAMNKVPRHLFVDEALTDQAYQDHPLPIGYGQTISQPYIVALMTQALELKGHEKVLEIGTGSGYQAAVLAEIADKVYSVERVPQLLSKTRRLLDSLGYTNCFLKLDDGSWGWEEFAPYDAIIVTAASPNVPDPLLKQLKDPGILLIPVGDEFSQNLIRVRKINGKYIREDLEAVRFVKLIGDHGWKQ; this is translated from the coding sequence ATGTGTCCGATATCCAGAAATAATTCCTCAGACCAGTATAAAATCGCCCGCGAGCGAATGGTAAAGAACCAACTTATGGCACGCGGCATCACAGATAATTTGGTACTAGATGCAATGAATAAAGTACCTAGGCATCTGTTTGTAGACGAGGCCTTGACAGATCAGGCCTATCAGGACCATCCCCTGCCAATAGGCTATGGCCAAACTATATCCCAACCATATATAGTTGCTCTAATGACCCAGGCCTTAGAACTCAAAGGCCATGAAAAGGTATTGGAGATCGGTACTGGCTCAGGATATCAGGCAGCCGTATTAGCGGAGATTGCAGATAAGGTCTATAGCGTTGAAAGGGTCCCGCAACTCCTGTCCAAGACCAGACGATTGCTCGACTCCCTAGGTTATACGAACTGCTTTTTAAAGCTAGACGACGGTAGTTGGGGATGGGAGGAGTTTGCCCCTTATGATGCCATAATCGTCACTGCTGCCTCGCCAAACGTGCCAGATCCTTTACTGAAACAACTAAAGGATCCAGGGATACTGCTGATACCGGTTGGTGACGAGTTCAGTCAGAATCTCATAAGGGTACGCAAAATTAACGGTAAATATATCAGAGAAGACCTTGAGGCAGTGCGATTTGTGAAGCTGATTGGGGACCACGGATGGAAGCAGTAA
- a CDS encoding ABC transporter substrate-binding protein, producing MVKKFLRSILIFLIFSTFFLKPAYSGPKPIKVGALLDLSGPNKDLGNAMLIGAKKAIKMLNPRLEKLGYQFDLLVVDTSGQEGRLLLGAMRLQKNEGVMAIIGPTESHLSRTLRAFSEIHELLLILTSGTYPLRPTPWDKYTKWTFSVFPDIGIMIKSFYYSVRKMGLKKVGILVETNSKWEKDITWLKAYAPEFGIKITSVEGFGKYDTDCSSQLKYLKDLETDIILFRGDERFLATLFKSLRNNPIKLAFLMDTPVDVPVIRNYLQNGTVFLQNPMVLHKKVSDEDNLLNIIRFKNAISESTIRTRDKVIAASLSWDAIGLLAEAFFNEAIPTKEGLLETLNHTTYHGIIGTFTIKEYDHNGLDQKSLTLSPVLN from the coding sequence TTGGTTAAAAAATTCCTTAGATCAATCCTCATTTTTTTAATTTTTTCTACCTTTTTCCTGAAACCGGCCTATTCGGGCCCCAAACCAATCAAGGTTGGGGCCCTATTAGACCTTTCTGGCCCGAATAAAGACCTGGGTAATGCGATGCTCATTGGGGCCAAAAAGGCCATCAAAATGCTCAATCCCAGACTTGAAAAACTTGGCTATCAATTTGATCTCCTAGTAGTCGATACAAGTGGCCAAGAGGGAAGACTCCTTTTAGGTGCCATGCGATTACAGAAAAACGAGGGAGTAATGGCGATAATCGGCCCAACGGAGTCCCACCTTTCAAGGACCTTGAGAGCATTCTCAGAGATACACGAACTCCTCTTGATTCTTACCTCTGGGACCTATCCCCTCAGACCGACTCCATGGGACAAATATACTAAATGGACCTTTAGTGTGTTTCCAGATATAGGGATAATGATAAAATCCTTCTACTATTCTGTAAGAAAAATGGGGCTCAAGAAGGTGGGAATACTGGTAGAGACAAACTCCAAGTGGGAAAAAGACATTACGTGGCTTAAGGCATATGCCCCTGAATTCGGTATAAAAATTACCAGCGTAGAGGGATTCGGAAAGTATGATACTGACTGCTCCTCTCAGTTAAAATACCTCAAAGACCTTGAAACCGACATAATACTCTTTAGAGGGGATGAACGATTCCTTGCTACCCTGTTCAAATCCTTAAGGAATAATCCTATAAAATTGGCCTTTTTAATGGATACCCCAGTTGATGTACCTGTCATAAGGAATTATCTCCAAAATGGCACAGTCTTTTTACAAAATCCAATGGTCCTTCATAAAAAGGTCTCTGACGAAGATAATTTGCTAAACATAATTCGATTTAAAAATGCCATTTCAGAAAGTACTATTAGGACTAGAGACAAAGTAATTGCCGCTTCCCTTTCCTGGGACGCCATAGGCCTTTTGGCTGAGGCCTTTTTTAATGAGGCTATTCCAACAAAGGAAGGACTTTTAGAGACCCTAAACCATACCACATACCACGGTATTATTGGCACCTTTACAATTAAAGAATACGACCATAACGGTCTGGATCAGAAATCTCTGACCCTTAGTCCTGTCTTGAATTAA
- the ybgF gene encoding tol-pal system protein YbgF, with protein MNKSAALIVCIVLGLSACAPQEQVTFLERRIYSLSQKNQELEKAVLELKQQVQALKKAQEQFGESSLLEVRSRQAVFQNKLDEVNAELLRISGMIEEMKHTYSSDREKNQEVVAALQQDIVKLRQELRLLGTVKEKQNKVAHKAKKTKKTGIDIYQKGLDFIKEKKFKEARTTLEKYVKEFPKGALVPNAHFWIGECEYNLNRFEEAILAYEKVIKDYPKSNKVPAALLKEGMAFFKLGDPESAKIIWKKLIKLYPKSSQARLAKKQIERLG; from the coding sequence ATGAATAAGAGCGCTGCTCTGATAGTCTGCATAGTCTTGGGACTGAGTGCCTGTGCGCCCCAAGAGCAGGTAACTTTTCTAGAAAGACGTATCTATAGCCTTTCACAAAAAAACCAGGAATTGGAAAAAGCTGTCTTAGAGTTAAAGCAGCAGGTTCAAGCCTTGAAAAAGGCCCAAGAACAATTCGGGGAATCCAGCCTTCTCGAGGTGCGAAGCAGACAGGCAGTTTTCCAAAACAAACTCGACGAAGTAAATGCTGAACTACTGAGGATTAGTGGAATGATCGAAGAAATGAAGCATACCTATTCCTCTGATAGGGAAAAGAATCAGGAAGTCGTAGCCGCACTCCAACAAGATATCGTAAAATTAAGACAAGAGCTTAGACTCCTAGGTACAGTAAAAGAAAAACAAAATAAGGTTGCACATAAGGCAAAAAAGACGAAAAAGACTGGAATTGATATCTATCAAAAGGGCCTTGACTTTATCAAGGAAAAAAAGTTTAAAGAGGCCAGAACCACCCTTGAAAAATATGTAAAAGAATTTCCAAAAGGTGCACTTGTTCCCAATGCCCACTTCTGGATAGGAGAATGCGAATACAATTTGAATCGTTTTGAAGAGGCCATACTGGCCTATGAAAAGGTGATTAAAGACTACCCCAAAAGCAACAAGGTTCCAGCTGCCCTCTTAAAAGAGGGAATGGCCTTTTTCAAACTTGGGGATCCAGAGAGTGCTAAAATAATTTGGAAAAAACTTATAAAGCTTTATCCAAAGTCTTCACAGGCAAGGCTTGCGAAAAAACAGATTGAGAGACTTGGTTAA
- the tolB gene encoding Tol-Pal system beta propeller repeat protein TolB — MFRSKNLLVFLFLLFTLLEAKAGQARLYIDITAPILRSIPIEIKAFETSPSTFENRELSKKIQKILKNDLDFHGFFKIIDQPPNEDYETVIEYIITGKLVRMNDKINVELRLFDAREKRMITGRRYRGSKDAYTIRKIAHRFTDLVVREITGEGGVSLSKITFVGSDKKNKSIFIADFDGFNLERLINGPAIKISPRISPDGKWIVYTSYGSGKPHLYLQDLKNRSIRKLATYAGINISPSWHPSGDKLAVTLSKDGNPDLYIIDLNGRVIERLTRGPGINCSPSWSPDGKKLVFVSDRYGTPQLFIMDVETKKVRRLTYEGKYNTDPQWSPRGTRIVYVGRSNGMFQIFTISPQGGDPVQLTYSGNNENPSWSPDGRQILFSSDRLGKKSIYVMDANGRRQRRLITLKKQEALTPFWGPNTFK; from the coding sequence ATGTTCAGGTCAAAGAATCTTTTGGTCTTCTTATTCCTGCTCTTTACCCTATTAGAGGCAAAGGCCGGACAAGCAAGGCTTTACATCGACATTACGGCACCAATATTGAGATCTATTCCCATTGAAATAAAGGCATTTGAGACGTCACCTTCGACCTTTGAAAATCGTGAACTCTCAAAAAAGATCCAAAAGATTTTAAAAAACGATTTGGACTTCCACGGTTTTTTTAAAATTATAGACCAACCGCCTAATGAAGATTATGAAACGGTCATTGAATACATAATTACTGGGAAACTTGTCAGGATGAATGACAAAATAAACGTGGAGTTGAGACTTTTTGATGCAAGAGAGAAGCGTATGATCACAGGGCGGAGATACAGGGGATCAAAGGATGCCTACACAATACGAAAAATCGCCCATAGATTCACTGATCTAGTAGTAAGAGAGATTACTGGAGAGGGTGGCGTAAGTCTAAGCAAGATCACATTCGTAGGATCTGATAAGAAGAATAAATCTATATTTATTGCTGATTTTGATGGCTTCAATCTCGAAAGGCTAATAAATGGACCAGCAATCAAAATTAGCCCAAGGATATCCCCAGATGGCAAATGGATAGTCTACACCTCTTACGGTTCCGGAAAACCCCATCTATATCTTCAGGACCTAAAAAACCGTAGCATCAGAAAACTCGCTACCTATGCAGGTATAAATATTTCTCCGTCGTGGCATCCTAGTGGGGATAAATTGGCTGTTACTCTAAGTAAAGACGGCAATCCCGATCTTTACATCATTGATCTAAACGGCAGGGTCATTGAGCGACTTACCCGTGGCCCTGGCATAAACTGTTCACCCAGTTGGTCGCCCGATGGGAAAAAGCTGGTTTTTGTATCTGACAGATACGGTACTCCACAGCTCTTTATCATGGATGTCGAGACAAAGAAGGTAAGGCGCTTAACTTATGAGGGGAAATATAATACTGATCCCCAGTGGTCACCCCGTGGAACGCGCATAGTCTATGTTGGAAGGTCAAACGGTATGTTTCAAATATTCACCATTTCTCCCCAGGGAGGAGATCCAGTACAACTTACCTATTCAGGGAATAACGAAAATCCTTCCTGGTCACCTGATGGCAGACAGATACTCTTCTCCTCAGACCGACTTGGAAAAAAGTCCATTTATGTTATGGATGCAAATGGAAGACGTCAAAGACGCCTTATAACCTTAAAAAAACAAGAGGCACTCACCCCTTTCTGGGGGCCAAACACGTTTAAATAA
- a CDS encoding energy transducer TonB has protein sequence MASKDSYLKNKGARNEKAVALLMSFLLHLIVGTVLFFVAPLFEKKDKLPEVYTVKLFFPEEKKTPTPKAPKSPPKTTKEKTKKSLKAKQKPKPKPEPKVKPKPKPKVKPKPKRKPPQKPKPVEKKTKPLSTKSVPPSKKRTTKKIDKETVKKIDEERLLRERIERLKRRVEEKREEEYLKKRLSEIKAKKKHKETTHISSRGSSGDSGENEVLRRYFTKIWEIIRSNWVLPQGLLDKKELEAVIVLTISKDGKILLSHFEKRSGEALFDQSAQRAIEAVDSFPPIPKELGQGPLEIGVRFKPED, from the coding sequence GTGGCTTCTAAGGATTCCTATCTCAAAAACAAGGGGGCTCGGAATGAAAAGGCCGTAGCCCTTTTAATGTCTTTTTTACTCCATCTAATAGTGGGGACTGTCCTTTTTTTCGTAGCTCCCCTCTTTGAAAAAAAGGACAAACTTCCAGAGGTCTATACAGTTAAGCTCTTTTTCCCTGAAGAGAAAAAGACGCCCACGCCAAAGGCCCCTAAATCGCCTCCAAAAACCACTAAGGAAAAGACAAAAAAGTCTCTAAAGGCAAAACAAAAACCAAAGCCTAAACCTGAACCTAAGGTTAAACCAAAACCAAAGCCCAAAGTTAAACCAAAACCAAAACGAAAGCCTCCTCAAAAGCCTAAGCCAGTTGAAAAAAAGACTAAACCACTGTCTACCAAATCAGTGCCTCCCTCCAAAAAGAGGACTACAAAGAAAATAGATAAGGAAACAGTGAAGAAAATAGATGAGGAACGCCTCCTAAGGGAGCGAATAGAGAGATTAAAAAGGCGAGTGGAGGAAAAGAGAGAAGAAGAGTATCTAAAAAAGCGTCTAAGCGAGATAAAGGCAAAGAAAAAACACAAGGAAACCACACACATCTCTTCTAGGGGAAGCAGCGGAGACTCTGGAGAAAATGAGGTCTTACGTCGCTACTTTACAAAGATATGGGAGATTATCCGTTCCAACTGGGTACTTCCCCAAGGACTCTTAGATAAAAAAGAGCTCGAGGCCGTCATAGTCCTAACCATTTCAAAAGATGGAAAGATCCTGCTAAGCCACTTTGAAAAGAGGTCTGGAGAAGCACTTTTTGATCAATCTGCACAAAGGGCGATAGAGGCTGTTGATTCATTTCCACCGATTCCAAAAGAACTTGGCCAAGGGCCTTTAGAAATAGGGGTGAGATTTAAACCAGAAGACTGA
- the tolR gene encoding protein TolR produces the protein MPDNAVDGVPCKQIRERTAAMMTHGHGARNSRRRYAAEINVTPLVDVVLVLLIIFMITAPMMTRGIKVDLPETTAKALPQKERPQTVTVDKNGRLYLNSISLDKRALKAKLRLMKKKDPKLKVLLKADKEVPYGLVAGIMADLKEAGIEEIGLVTRPSKRKGGF, from the coding sequence ATGCCCGACAACGCAGTAGATGGGGTGCCCTGTAAGCAAATACGAGAAAGGACAGCAGCAATGATGACACATGGCCACGGAGCTAGAAATAGCAGAAGACGATATGCAGCAGAGATCAATGTTACCCCTCTCGTTGATGTAGTACTGGTCTTACTTATTATTTTCATGATCACTGCACCAATGATGACAAGGGGTATTAAAGTGGATCTACCCGAAACTACTGCCAAGGCCCTGCCACAAAAAGAGAGGCCTCAGACTGTTACTGTGGACAAAAACGGAAGACTGTACCTTAATTCAATTTCGCTAGATAAGCGGGCATTGAAGGCAAAGCTTCGGCTAATGAAAAAAAAGGATCCAAAGCTCAAGGTACTCCTAAAAGCAGACAAAGAGGTTCCTTATGGGCTTGTGGCAGGCATCATGGCCGATCTTAAAGAGGCCGGAATAGAAGAAATTGGCCTGGTAACCAGACCATCAAAGAGAAAAGGTGGCTTCTAA
- the tolQ gene encoding protein TolQ → MNNITILNIILSASILVKFVLLVLIVFSVACWGIIIAKSRKFKRALTEDDRFQEVFWQTSSLQDLYNFSKTIELSPMAGVFQEGYREYERLQSEIKGPRAMKAWLDNVERAIDKGIVIQLWDLENGISWLATIGNASPFIGLFGTVWGIMRSFHEIGVRGSATLATVAPGISEALIATAVGLGAAIPAVIAYNWFTGRISEVEGNLNCFKNDFLNLVERQLAAEALALKAVDNNKQEKG, encoded by the coding sequence ATGAATAACATAACCATCCTAAATATCATCTTGTCTGCCAGTATTTTGGTTAAATTTGTACTCCTTGTCCTGATTGTCTTTTCAGTCGCCTGTTGGGGAATCATCATTGCCAAATCGAGAAAGTTTAAAAGGGCCCTAACAGAAGATGACCGTTTCCAGGAAGTATTTTGGCAAACCAGCTCCCTTCAAGATCTCTACAATTTTTCCAAAACCATTGAACTGTCTCCAATGGCAGGGGTATTTCAGGAAGGCTATAGGGAATACGAAAGGCTCCAATCAGAGATAAAAGGGCCAAGGGCCATGAAGGCCTGGCTTGACAATGTGGAAAGGGCTATTGATAAAGGTATCGTGATCCAACTTTGGGACCTTGAAAACGGGATAAGCTGGCTTGCAACCATAGGCAATGCGTCACCGTTTATCGGACTCTTTGGTACTGTGTGGGGCATCATGAGAAGCTTCCATGAAATTGGAGTCAGGGGATCTGCCACCCTTGCAACAGTGGCACCTGGCATTTCAGAGGCGTTAATTGCCACTGCAGTAGGCCTTGGGGCTGCAATTCCTGCAGTAATAGCCTATAACTGGTTCACAGGACGGATTTCTGAAGTAGAGGGCAATCTCAATTGTTTCAAAAACGATTTTTTGAACCTTGTTGAACGACAACTGGCTGCTGAGGCACTGGCGCTAAAAGCTGTCGATAACAACAAACAAGAGAAAGGGTAA
- a CDS encoding 1,4-dihydroxy-6-naphthoate synthase: protein MNKKLTLGISSCPNDTFMFYALLHNKVAHPFDLEVTIRDVEELNQLVLRQELDVSKVSYHLAGLVQNNYQILDAGSALGWGCGPLVVTRKDSNFEELKGKKVAIPGEYTTANLLLKLFEPNIKETVPILFSKIPKKVQMGEFDAGLIIHETRFTYEDLGLRLLVDLGKWWEDSTHLPIPLGGIVLKRRFQPEVKSMFEKALRQSIVYAWDNVDEVMPFMKKWARELDDEVILNHVRLYVNDYSVSLGTDGKKAVEFLFSLGIEKGIFSERN from the coding sequence ATGAATAAAAAACTAACCCTTGGCATATCTTCCTGCCCAAATGATACATTCATGTTTTACGCACTACTACATAACAAGGTAGCACACCCCTTTGACCTTGAAGTAACCATTAGGGATGTAGAAGAACTCAACCAATTGGTGCTTAGACAAGAGCTAGATGTAAGCAAGGTATCCTATCACCTGGCAGGACTTGTACAGAATAATTACCAAATACTCGATGCTGGAAGCGCGCTCGGCTGGGGATGCGGACCACTTGTAGTTACAAGAAAGGATTCTAATTTTGAAGAATTAAAAGGTAAGAAAGTGGCCATACCTGGTGAATACACCACTGCTAATCTACTTTTAAAACTCTTTGAGCCCAATATTAAGGAGACAGTCCCCATTTTATTTTCGAAGATCCCCAAAAAGGTACAAATGGGAGAGTTTGACGCTGGGCTCATAATACACGAAACTAGATTTACATATGAGGACCTAGGCCTAAGATTACTAGTTGACCTTGGAAAATGGTGGGAAGATTCGACTCATCTCCCTATACCCCTGGGCGGTATAGTCTTAAAAAGACGTTTTCAACCTGAGGTAAAGTCAATGTTTGAAAAAGCCTTGAGGCAGAGCATAGTATATGCCTGGGACAACGTAGACGAGGTCATGCCTTTCATGAAAAAATGGGCAAGGGAGCTAGACGATGAAGTTATCTTGAATCATGTCCGCCTGTATGTAAACGACTATTCAGTCTCCCTTGGCACAGATGGTAAAAAGGCAGTTGAATTTCTCTTCTCACTTGGTATCGAAAAAGGAATATTTTCAGAAAGGAACTAG
- a CDS encoding metal ABC transporter permease, protein MQRAFIAGGLLAVTSSVLGVFMVLRREAMIGHGLSHATFAGVALGLLMGYEPMLLALLVAAIGAVFMIRLKEDSGLGGDTGIGILSSIGMALGVVIATIAGDFNADLLSYLFGSILTIQPHEVIISGFLAAFTIGLFCWFYQDLIYITFDKECAKASGISAHRLEVILGIITAVTVVVGMRIVGLLLVTALMVIPGASALLISKSVKSAILLSVLIGVTTVILGLIVSYYLNFPASGSIVILEGIVLGGALVEHNYSRIG, encoded by the coding sequence ATGCAAAGAGCCTTCATTGCCGGAGGCCTTTTAGCCGTAACATCGAGCGTACTTGGAGTCTTCATGGTTTTGAGGCGCGAAGCCATGATTGGCCACGGTCTTTCCCACGCTACCTTTGCCGGTGTTGCATTGGGGCTCTTAATGGGATATGAACCAATGCTCTTGGCCCTATTGGTTGCGGCCATAGGGGCAGTATTCATGATACGGTTGAAAGAAGATTCAGGACTTGGGGGTGACACTGGTATAGGCATATTAAGTAGCATTGGAATGGCTCTCGGTGTAGTGATTGCAACCATTGCCGGAGACTTTAACGCAGACCTTTTAAGTTATCTTTTTGGTAGCATCCTTACCATCCAACCCCATGAAGTGATCATATCCGGTTTTTTGGCCGCATTTACCATTGGCTTGTTTTGCTGGTTCTATCAGGATCTTATATATATAACATTTGACAAAGAGTGCGCTAAGGCCTCTGGGATATCGGCACATAGGCTAGAGGTAATACTGGGAATTATTACGGCAGTGACGGTGGTTGTTGGAATGCGGATCGTTGGACTCCTCTTGGTGACGGCGTTAATGGTAATTCCAGGGGCTAGTGCCTTATTGATTTCAAAGAGCGTAAAATCAGCAATACTCCTGTCTGTACTCATAGGAGTAACTACCGTGATCCTCGGCCTAATAGTGTCGTATTACCTCAACTTTCCAGCCTCAGGGAGCATTGTCATACTCGAAGGTATAGTTCTTGGAGGGGCTCTTGTGGAACACAACTATTCTCGCATAGGGTAG
- a CDS encoding Mrp/NBP35 family ATP-binding protein translates to MDANLDQKEDIKKNPVLKEQEEKIQKKLSQIENKIMVMSGKGGVGKSTVSINLAIGLSLENFYVGLLDVDLHGPNVPKMLGVERGELQRRPDGTVGPVYYSPNLKFMSVEPLLPEKDSAVMWRGPLKMSAIRQFIYDIEWGKLDYLVIDAPPGTGDEPMTVAQTIPDAFAVVVTTPQEVSLLDVRKSISFCNQVGMPILGIVENMSGMLCPHCGKTIDVFKRGGGMKLAEELGVPFLGRIPVDPRVVTTGDAGKPIIATYPNSHTAEAFEKLVRNVINATQALKEKLLEEAKEKQKKKKEKAK, encoded by the coding sequence ATGGACGCAAACTTGGATCAAAAGGAAGATATAAAGAAGAATCCTGTTTTAAAGGAACAGGAGGAAAAGATACAGAAAAAGCTCAGCCAGATTGAAAACAAGATAATGGTAATGAGCGGGAAGGGAGGGGTTGGTAAGAGCACAGTTTCAATAAACTTAGCCATTGGGCTTTCCCTTGAAAATTTCTATGTTGGTCTACTGGATGTGGATCTCCACGGACCAAATGTACCTAAGATGCTCGGTGTGGAGAGGGGAGAACTTCAACGCAGGCCAGACGGCACAGTTGGTCCAGTATACTACTCTCCAAACCTCAAATTTATGTCTGTTGAGCCACTTTTGCCAGAAAAAGACTCTGCAGTTATGTGGCGCGGTCCATTAAAAATGAGCGCCATCAGGCAGTTTATTTACGACATAGAATGGGGAAAGCTTGATTATCTCGTAATCGATGCACCTCCAGGCACCGGAGATGAACCAATGACTGTTGCTCAGACCATACCCGATGCCTTTGCAGTGGTGGTGACTACTCCTCAGGAAGTCTCTCTCTTAGATGTAAGAAAGTCCATTAGCTTTTGTAATCAGGTTGGGATGCCCATACTCGGAATAGTTGAAAATATGAGTGGCATGCTCTGTCCTCACTGTGGAAAGACTATTGACGTCTTTAAGCGCGGTGGAGGAATGAAGCTTGCGGAAGAATTAGGGGTCCCATTTTTGGGAAGAATTCCTGTTGATCCAAGGGTTGTGACCACCGGAGATGCTGGTAAGCCGATTATTGCCACTTATCCTAACAGCCATACTGCTGAGGCCTTTGAGAAACTGGTGAGAAACGTAATTAATGCTACCCAGGCCTTGAAAGAAAAGCTCCTTGAAGAAGCCAAAGAAAAGCAAAAGAAAAAGAAGGAAAAGGCCAAATAA
- a CDS encoding TIGR02757 family protein, producing the protein MSSLKIGRDYEVWLKDTLEALYASYNKREFVKPDPLQFLYNYHDPLDQEIVGIIAATLAYGRVKQILTSVERILHPLGDCPRETLLGLEDKGLLRLYSGFKHRFHKGEDCATLLLNVRKLIDIYGTLGRALRYGIDTHQGDFIKGASWFVDRLVQGGRGGFMFPNPSRGSASKRLFLYLRWMIRKDEVDLGCWHGLFSPEDLIIPLDTHLFKVSKALGFTKRRVPDLKAAMEVTSCFKKICPEDPVRYDFVLTRFGINPKFSEEALLCLLERS; encoded by the coding sequence GTGAGTTCGCTAAAAATTGGCCGGGATTACGAGGTCTGGCTTAAAGATACCCTTGAAGCACTTTACGCTTCCTATAATAAAAGGGAATTTGTTAAGCCAGATCCTCTTCAATTTCTTTATAATTATCACGATCCGTTGGATCAGGAAATCGTAGGCATTATTGCTGCAACCCTTGCTTACGGAAGAGTCAAGCAGATTTTAACGAGTGTAGAGCGCATTCTGCATCCGCTTGGGGATTGTCCTAGAGAAACACTTTTAGGCCTGGAAGACAAAGGGCTTTTAAGGCTCTATTCTGGATTTAAGCACAGATTCCACAAGGGGGAAGACTGCGCAACCCTCTTATTGAATGTAAGGAAACTTATAGATATTTACGGCACATTGGGAAGGGCGCTAAGATATGGAATAGATACCCATCAAGGGGACTTTATCAAGGGAGCGAGTTGGTTTGTAGATAGGCTCGTGCAGGGTGGTAGAGGGGGATTTATGTTTCCAAATCCCTCAAGAGGTAGTGCCAGTAAGAGGCTTTTTTTATATCTCAGATGGATGATAAGAAAAGATGAAGTGGATTTGGGATGTTGGCACGGTCTTTTTTCTCCAGAAGATCTCATCATCCCCCTCGATACCCATCTGTTTAAGGTATCAAAGGCCCTTGGATTCACTAAAAGAAGGGTTCCCGACCTTAAAGCTGCAATGGAAGTAACTTCTTGCTTTAAGAAGATTTGTCCCGAAGACCCAGTAAGGTATGACTTCGTGCTCACGAGGTTCGGGATAAATCCGAAATTTTCAGAGGAGGCCCTCCTTTGCTTGTTGGAGAGATCTTGA